Proteins encoded within one genomic window of Anomalospiza imberbis isolate Cuckoo-Finch-1a 21T00152 unplaced genomic scaffold, ASM3175350v1 scaffold_183, whole genome shotgun sequence:
- the LOC137466363 gene encoding proteoglycan 4-like produces the protein MEISQNPKPTRSGPGWGLNPPGTFPGTFQQHSRNIPRTFQEIFPRTPQEHSKEHSQGTFRERPRNVPRTFQETFQEHSQEHIQDHSSNTSKKHSSNTPRAFQGTFQETFQEHSQRTFQQHCKEHPKNIPRNIWGTFPKSIPGTPQEHSKEHSRKHLGNIPRNIPRNISGTSPKSIPGTLQEHSRNTQRTFQEHSSTTPKNTPGTLQGTPQRTFQEHSRNTPETPQRTFQEHPKNIPGTFQEHSQRTFQEHPQRTLQEHSRNTSGTFQGTPKEHSKEHPKNIPRNTQRTFQEHSRNTPETPQRTFQEHPKNIPGTFQEHSSTTPKNTPGTPKEHSRNTQRTFQEHSRNTPKEYSRNTPKEHSRNIPGTPQEHPKEHSRNTQRTFQGTPKEHSRNTPAPPQRTFQEHPKNIPGTPKEHSRNTPGTPKEHSRNTQRTFQEHSKNIPGTLQHHPKEHSRNTQRTFQEHPKNIPGTPKEHSRNTPAPPRARPRPRGLSGCPARVSGRSGPRFGAPGALLVTLALCRRGRGAPGAAAGKRSPLPLPGGHKGAFCPPRDL, from the coding sequence ATGGAAAtctcccaaaaccccaaacccaccagATCTGGGCCGGGGTGGGGGCTGAACCCCCCAGGAACATTCCCAGGAACATTCCAGCAACATTCGAGGAACATTCCAAGAACATTCCAAGAAATATTCCCAAGAACACCTCAGGAACATTCTAAGGAACATTCCCAAGGAACATTCCGGGAACGCCCCAGGAACGTTCCGAGAACATTCCAGGAAACATTTCAGGAACACTCCCAAGAACATATCCAAGACCATTCCAGCAACACTTCCAAGAAACATTCCAGCAACACCCCAAGAGCATTCCAAGGAACATTCCAAGAAACATTTCAGGAACATTCCCAAAGAACATTCCAGCAACACTGCAAGGAACATCCCAAGAACATTCCAAGGAACATTTGGGGAACATTCCCAAAGAGCATTCCAGGAACACCTCAGGAACACTCCAAGGAACATTCCAGGAAACATTTGGGGAACATTCCAAGAAATATTCCAAGGAACATTTCAGGGACATCCCCAAAGAGCATTCCAGGAACACTCCAGGAACACTCCAGGAACACCCAAAGAACATTCCAGGAACATTCCAGCACCACCCCAAAGAACACTCCAGGAACACTCCAAGGAACACCCCAAAGAACATTCCAGGAACATTCCAGGAACACTCCAGAAACACCCCAAAGAACATTCCAGGAACACCCAAAGAACATTCCAGGAACATTCCAGGAACACTCCCAAAGAACATTCCAGGAACACCCCCAAAGAACACTCCAGGAACATTCCAGGAACACCTCAGGAACATTCCAAGGAACACCCAAAGAACATTCCAAGGAACACCCAAAGAACATTCCAAGGAACACCCAAAGAACATTCCAGGAACACTCCAGGAACACTCCAGAAACACCCCAAAGAACATTCCAGGAACACCCAAAGAACATTCCAGGAACATTCCAGGAACATTCCAGCACCACCCCAAAGAACACTCCAGGAACACCCAAAGAACATTCCAGGAACACCCAAAGAACATTCCAGGAACATTCCAGGAACACTCCCAAAGAATATTCCAGGAACACCCCCAAAGAACACTCCAGGAACATTCCAGGAACACCTCAGGAACACCCCAAAGAACATTCCAGGAACACCCAAAGAACATTCCAAGGAACACCCAAAGAACATTCCAGGAACACTCCAGCACCACCCCAAAGAACATTCCAGGAACACCCAAAGAACATTCCAGGAACACCCAAAGAACATTCCAGGAACACTCCAGGAACACCCAAAGAACATTCCAGGAACACCCAAAGAACATTCCAGGAACACTCCAAGAACATTCCAGGAACACTTCAGCACCACCCCAAAGAACATTCCAGGAACACCCAAAGAACATTCCAGGAACACCCAAAGAACATTCCAGGAACACCCAAAGAACATTCCAGGAACACTCCAGCACCACCCCGGgcgcgcccccggccccggggacTCTCGGGGTGCCCAGCCCGAGTTTCGGGGCGCTCGGGGCCCCGTTTTGGGGCGCCCGGGGCCCTTTTGGTGACTCTCGCCCTGTGCCGCAGGGGCCGGGGCGCGCCGGGAGCAGCCGCGGGTAAGAGGagccccctgcccctccccggGGGGCACAAAGGAGCTTTTTGCCCCCCCCGGGATCTGTAA